In Acidobacteriota bacterium, the genomic window CTACGGCGACGCCGCCATCGTGATCGACGCGGGCCTCATGTTCCCCGAGGACTCCTTCCACGGGGTCGACTTCATCGTGCCGGACATGACGTACCTGCTCGACGAGCCGGCCATCGTGAAGGCCGTCTTCCTCTCGCACGGCCACGAGGATCACATCGGCGCCCTCCCCCATCTCTTCCAGAGGGTGAAGTGCCCCGTCTACGGCACGAAGCTCACGCTGGGGTTCGCGCGCCAGAGGCTCGAGGAGTACCGGATCGACACGCACGCGAACGAGCTGAACCCGGTGCGCCCGGGGGAGACCGTCGAGGCCGGGCCCTTCCGCGTCGAGTTCCTGCAGGTGACGCACAGCATCCCCGACGCGGTGGCGATGGCGATCCGCACCCCCGTCGGGACGATCGTCCACACCGCCGACTTCAAGATCGATCAGACCCCCGTGGACGGGCGCCTCTTCGACTTCCGCCGCTTCACCGAGCTCGGGTCCGAAGGGGTCCTCGCGCTCCTGTCCGACAGCACGAACGCCGCGCGGCCGGGGTTCACCCCCTCCGAGCGCGAGGTGGGGAGGGCGCTCGAGCCGCTCGTGAAGGCGGCGAAGGGGCGCGTCATCGTCACCACCTTCGCGAGCAACATCCACCGCCTGCAGCAGATCGTCGCCATCGCCGCGCGCACCGGGCGCAAGGTCGCCTTCCTCGGGCGGAGCGTCGCCTCGAACGTGCGCGTGTCCGAGGAGCTCGGCTACATGCACGTCCCCCCCGGCATCGTCATCGACCCGCGGGAGCTCGAGCGCCACCCTCCGGGCGAGCTCGTCGCCATCGTCTCGGGGAGCCAGGGGGAGCCGATGAGCGCGCTCTCGCGCCTCGCGCTCAACGATCACCGCGATCTGACGATCGGGCGGGGCGACCTGGTCATCCTGTCGGCGCGCCGCATCCCGGGGAACGAGCGCCCCATCGGGCGCGTCGTCAACCACCTGTGCCGGCGCGGGGCCGACGTCCTCCTCGACGACGGCCCGGCGCGCATCCACGTCTCGGGGCACGCGAGCCGCGAGGAGCTGAAGATCATGCTCTCGCTCACCCGCCCGAAGTACTTCATCCCCGTCCACGGCGACTTCCAGCACCTCTCGCAGCACGCGCGGATCGCGACCGAGATGGGGTGGCCCGACGAGCGGGTGCTCCTCGCGGAGACCGGCGACATCATCGAGCTCGACGAAGGGTCCGCCCGCGTCACCGGCAAGGCCCGCGTCGGCTCGGTCTTCATCGACGGCACGCTCGAGGAGGTCGAGGAGATGGTGATCCGCGACCGGCGCCACATCGCCGAGGACGGCGTGGTGGTGCCGATCGTGCTCATCGACCAGCACACGGGAAACGTCGAGTCGGAGCCCGAGATCGTCAGCCGCGGCTTCGTCTGGGTGCAGGACGAGAAGCAGCTCTTCAGCGAGGCGGCGGCGGTCGTCATGGAGTCGATCCGCGGCTGCTCCGTCGAGGAGCGGGGGGACAACGGCTTCATCACGATGCGCATCCAGGCCGATCTGAAGCGCTTCCTGAGAAAGCGGACGCAGCGGCGCCCCATGATCATCCCCGTCGTACTGGAGGTCTGATGGCCCGCATCCCCAGGCTCGGCGAGGCAGTCGGCATCGCGCTGGTCTCCCTCAGCTTCACGCTCGCCCTCGCCCTCATCAGCCACACGCCGGGAGACCCCTCGTTCTTCGCGCACGCCGCCTCCCCGGGGCCGGCGCACAACATCGTCGGCCGCGCGGGGGCCACCCTCTCGGAGGCCTTCCTCCAGATCTTCGGCCTCGTCTCGTACGTCCTCGTCGTCGCGGGGGCGTGGCTCGGTCTGCGGCGGATCTTCGGGAAAGGAGGGCCGGGCCTTCTCGCGGCCCTCGTCGGCTTCGGCGGGATGCTCCTGGGGCTCCTGCCGCTGCTGCACCTCGCGCTCGGCGCGAACCTCCTCGGCGCGGGCGTCGACTCGGGGGGGATCCTCGGCGCGGCGATCGGCGACGCCATGGCGTCGGTGATGAACCGCGCCGGCGCGGTCATCTTCTCCCTGACCGTCGTCCTCGCCTGCGCCGTCGTCACGACGAAGGTCTCCTTCCCCGACGTTCTCAAGCTCTTCGGCGGCGCGGCGGCCGCGGCGGCCCGGAAGGGGCGCACCGCCCTCGCGAGGTTCACCGAGAGGCGGAGGCGCGATCGGATGCGCGAGCAGGTCGTGAAGAAGCAGGCCCGCTCCCAGACCCTCGACGTCCCGGCGGCGCCCGTGCGGCCGAAGGCCGAAGCCGGCCCCTCCCCCTCGCCGCAGAGGGCCCCCCGCCTCGCCGCGGGCCCCGCGCCCGAGCACGAGCCCCGCCCCGCACCGAAGCAGGCGCGCCTGCCGATAGGACCGGGGGAGCGCGGCTACACGCTGCCGCCGCTCTCGCTCCTCCAGGCCGCGTCGGCCTCCGCGACGGTGGACGACAAGGCGCTCTTCGCGAAGGCGAAGAAACTCACCGAGAAATGCCGCGAGTTCGGCGTGGACGGCGCGGTCATCGAGATCCATCCCGGCCCCGTCGTCACCACCTTCGAGTTCAAGCCCGACGCCGGCATCAAGTACAGCAAGGTGACGTCGCTCGCCGACGACCTGTGCCTCGCGATGGAGGCCGAGAGCGTCCGCATCGATCGCGTCTCGGGGAAGTCCACCGTCGGCATCGAGGTACCGAACGACATCCGCGAGACGATCTACATGCGGGAGATGCTCGAGTCTGCGAAGTTCCAGAAGAGCCCCTCG contains:
- a CDS encoding ribonuclease J; amino-acid sequence: MNMMAIRYGDAAIVIDAGLMFPEDSFHGVDFIVPDMTYLLDEPAIVKAVFLSHGHEDHIGALPHLFQRVKCPVYGTKLTLGFARQRLEEYRIDTHANELNPVRPGETVEAGPFRVEFLQVTHSIPDAVAMAIRTPVGTIVHTADFKIDQTPVDGRLFDFRRFTELGSEGVLALLSDSTNAARPGFTPSEREVGRALEPLVKAAKGRVIVTTFASNIHRLQQIVAIAARTGRKVAFLGRSVASNVRVSEELGYMHVPPGIVIDPRELERHPPGELVAIVSGSQGEPMSALSRLALNDHRDLTIGRGDLVILSARRIPGNERPIGRVVNHLCRRGADVLLDDGPARIHVSGHASREELKIMLSLTRPKYFIPVHGDFQHLSQHARIATEMGWPDERVLLAETGDIIELDEGSARVTGKARVGSVFIDGTLEEVEEMVIRDRRHIAEDGVVVPIVLIDQHTGNVESEPEIVSRGFVWVQDEKQLFSEAAAVVMESIRGCSVEERGDNGFITMRIQADLKRFLRKRTQRRPMIIPVVLEV